GCCAAATCAAAATAGGCTTCGGCTTCATCTTTTGCTTCTTTTTTATGTTCTGCGGATACACATGGGTCATCCAATTTAAAACAGGCAACCTTGCCTCGGACGCAAGCACGATAACACTTGTAAAATTTCAGCAGTTTATTGATATCATCGTCACCGCTGTATTCGATATAGCTTTTAATAAAACTTTGCGCCAAATCCGCTCTGCCGTTGTGGTCCAAATCCATTGCTAAAAACGCCACTTCGGCGGCAACGTCACAATACCTAAAGCGGTCGTTAAACTCAATGCAATCATAAATAATTAACCCGTTTTCAAAACAGATATGGGCGGCATGCAAATCACCGTGGCAGTCTTTTATTTTGTTTGAGGCTACTCTTTCTTCAAACAGGGCTGCATTTTCTTGGATAAAATTATAAACAAAATCGGCAATTTTTTGATACTTTTGTTCGGTTAACGTTTGGCCGATATAGGGCTTCATTTGGTTTAAATTCTCTTCGTTATTGTCTCTGACCGCTTCAATTTCTCCGAATTTGCTTATGGTTTGATTGGTAGCGGCAACGCTGTGAAACTCCGCCATTTTGCGAGCGACCCTGGACATCATATCATCGGTAACGTTATCTTCTTTTAAAAGATTATCCAACATGCGGTCGTAGGGGAGGATTTTCATTTTGACAACGTACTCCATCACTTCTCCGCTGCCGCCGAAAGAATAATTTTGGTCTTTTTTGGTAATCGGGAAGACCCCGATATAGGTATCAGGCGAAAGCCGCCTGTTCAGTTCCACTTCTTTGTCACAAAAGTATTTTCTTTGCGCCAGCGTTGTGTAATCGACATACCCCAGGTTAACCGCTTTCTTCATTTTGTAAACGAAGCGGTCGGTTATAAAAACAAACGACATTTGGGTTTGCACTAATCGTACCGTTTTTGTTTCTTCGGGGTATGTCTCGGGGTTAAGAAGAGCCCGGACTACTTCGGGAAGGTTATCCATATTTATATTATCCTTTTAGTTTGGGAATAATTCGAAGACGCCTTGCAATATTGTATCACTTATTCCGTTTCATGAATAATCGGATTTTTCTTTTTTGGCTGTTTGAGAAGAATGCTCAGAATTATTCTACCGTCTTTGCGAGGAGCGAGCCTTGTGCGAGTGACGTGGCAATCCCATACAGATTTATTAGAGATTGCTTCGCCTTCCCTACAGGAATGGTCTCGCAAAGACAAGGTAGTTATCCCAGCCGTTCGTGGTGAGCTTGTCGAACCATAACGGCGGACGAATGTT
This Dehalococcoidales bacterium DNA region includes the following protein-coding sequences:
- a CDS encoding AAA family ATPase, whose translation is MDNLPEVVRALLNPETYPEETKTVRLVQTQMSFVFITDRFVYKMKKAVNLGYVDYTTLAQRKYFCDKEVELNRRLSPDTYIGVFPITKKDQNYSFGGSGEVMEYVVKMKILPYDRMLDNLLKEDNVTDDMMSRVARKMAEFHSVAATNQTISKFGEIEAVRDNNEENLNQMKPYIGQTLTEQKYQKIADFVYNFIQENAALFEERVASNKIKDCHGDLHAAHICFENGLIIYDCIEFNDRFRYCDVAAEVAFLAMDLDHNGRADLAQSFIKSYIEYSGDDDINKLLKFYKCYRACVRGKVACFKLDDPCVSAEHKKEAKDEAEAYFDLACSYANTVPTLLITVGLTGCGKSTIASGLAKKLGLAYLSSDITRKKLANIDAKEHRFDSFTGGIYSPEFTQKTYSQLFKETEEILKDGGSVIIDATFVRAADRKTAQKLAEKYGARFFLIECNIDDETARKRLDRRLTEESVSDGRWEIYLEQKKFMEPVQEIPAASHIKINNAAPNTENISCIIDRIGYI